A part of Penaeus chinensis breed Huanghai No. 1 chromosome 6, ASM1920278v2, whole genome shotgun sequence genomic DNA contains:
- the LOC125026702 gene encoding ribonuclease H2 subunit B-like isoform X1, translated as MPRSPSKRIQSIKKEADSPPEPTEPKCRQSVMFLEDTLFSSADIQVIKLKHPRTLNSAMFIYDKKGKQLFELVAFDEEYRSWLIGETVQSDGKLYITTPVDISYLILPYLMQSTKNVPLDHLLEDNQYPAIVHVSSLAAGKDFSHIADRKGSPDLGVWKYSKESTLSWLEGRVRKLSTLLQEKKVPTSNAQSFTYVRAMNLEQTQMAYLALAHGILSDYIPEELSKDLSVQLQLPEPSNKQKALTGAENQPPTKKQKIEGPTEDYTKDDIKVEKSKTPQTAKAKALAKSASGSKSIFSFFGKK; from the exons ATGCCCAGAAGTCCATCGAAAAGAATCCAGTCCATCAAGAAGGAAGCTGATTCGCCGCCGGAGCCGACTGAGCCCAAATGTCGACAGAGTGTCATGTTTCTAGAGG ATACTCTTTTCTCATCAGCAGATATTCAAGTCATCAAATTAAAACATCCTAGAACTCTTAATTCAGCGATgtttatttatgataaaaaaggaaagcaacTCTTTGAATTAGTGGCATTTGATGAAGAGTATAG GTCCTGGCTTATTGGTGAGACAGTCCAATCAGATGGGAAATTATATATAACGACACCAGTTGACATCTCTTATCTCATCCTGCCATATTTAATGCAG TCCACCAAAAATGTTCCTCTTGATCACCTACTGGAAGACAACCAGTATCCAGCCATAGTGCATGTATCTAGTCTTGCAGCTGGGAAAGATTTCTCACATATTGCTGACAGGAAAG GAAGTCCAGATCTGGGTGTGTGGAAGTATAGCAAAGAGTCAACCTTGTCTTGGTTGGAAGGTCGAGTAAGGAAGCTTTCCACTCTCTTGCAGGAAAAGAAAGTTCCTACTTCTAATGCCCAGAGTTTTACCTATGTCCGTGCAATGAACCTGGAACAAACACAGA TGGCATACCTAGCACTAGCACATGGCATTTTATCAGATTATATCCCAGAAGAGCTTTCAAAAGACCTCTCTGTGCAACTTCAGCTACCAGAACCATCAAATAAGCAGAAGGCCTTGACAGGTGCAGAGAACCAGCCACcaacaaagaagcaaaaaatTGAAGGTCCTACTGAAGATTACACCAAGGATGATATTAAGGTGGAAAAG AGCAAGACCCCACAGACAGCAAAGGCCAAAGCGCTTGCTAAATCAGCATCAGGATCCAAGAgcattttttcattctttggcAAGAAATAA
- the LOC125026702 gene encoding ribonuclease H2 subunit B-like isoform X2, with the protein MFIYDKKGKQLFELVAFDEEYRSWLIGETVQSDGKLYITTPVDISYLILPYLMQSTKNVPLDHLLEDNQYPAIVHVSSLAAGKDFSHIADRKGSPDLGVWKYSKESTLSWLEGRVRKLSTLLQEKKVPTSNAQSFTYVRAMNLEQTQMAYLALAHGILSDYIPEELSKDLSVQLQLPEPSNKQKALTGAENQPPTKKQKIEGPTEDYTKDDIKVEKSKTPQTAKAKALAKSASGSKSIFSFFGKK; encoded by the exons ATgtttatttatgataaaaaaggaaagcaacTCTTTGAATTAGTGGCATTTGATGAAGAGTATAG GTCCTGGCTTATTGGTGAGACAGTCCAATCAGATGGGAAATTATATATAACGACACCAGTTGACATCTCTTATCTCATCCTGCCATATTTAATGCAG TCCACCAAAAATGTTCCTCTTGATCACCTACTGGAAGACAACCAGTATCCAGCCATAGTGCATGTATCTAGTCTTGCAGCTGGGAAAGATTTCTCACATATTGCTGACAGGAAAG GAAGTCCAGATCTGGGTGTGTGGAAGTATAGCAAAGAGTCAACCTTGTCTTGGTTGGAAGGTCGAGTAAGGAAGCTTTCCACTCTCTTGCAGGAAAAGAAAGTTCCTACTTCTAATGCCCAGAGTTTTACCTATGTCCGTGCAATGAACCTGGAACAAACACAGA TGGCATACCTAGCACTAGCACATGGCATTTTATCAGATTATATCCCAGAAGAGCTTTCAAAAGACCTCTCTGTGCAACTTCAGCTACCAGAACCATCAAATAAGCAGAAGGCCTTGACAGGTGCAGAGAACCAGCCACcaacaaagaagcaaaaaatTGAAGGTCCTACTGAAGATTACACCAAGGATGATATTAAGGTGGAAAAG AGCAAGACCCCACAGACAGCAAAGGCCAAAGCGCTTGCTAAATCAGCATCAGGATCCAAGAgcattttttcattctttggcAAGAAATAA